The following proteins come from a genomic window of Sesamum indicum cultivar Zhongzhi No. 13 linkage group LG10, S_indicum_v1.0, whole genome shotgun sequence:
- the LOC105172801 gene encoding F-box/kelch-repeat protein At3g06240-like, with protein MMLPTDSLVRFQCVCKAWRDLIRDSMFIKKHLELRKSKGKGYLLSVLMDHDPDRAFTLICEETFEEAMEIAIPFQSVEMSLIVIGSCNGLLCLSDTERYGTALYLCNPSIRRYRVIDHPITGVVGSSDPKNDCVTLGFGYYDQTDDYKIIRFVAPGDGHDDVLDLGSKYHKTEENTKVEVYSSITNSWKDVVVENFSWSLLDVRSELVICDSVHWKAFYRDTNKDVLVILTFHLGNETFGQIRLPNYEADGEDLMEYVGLYKGKLSLFLFHQVVNPHPWQENDCYLWVMMEYGMEASWIKMLNISVHPGVVRPLVFTKNDEIIFADSEQDLVVCHFDSNTAKIVRLEERGYLNFTNYMDSLVLLEG; from the coding sequence CCAACTGATAGCCTAGTGAGGTTTCAATGTGTGTGCAAAGCTTGGCGAGATTTGATAAGAGACTCTATGTTCATCAAGAAACACTTAGAGCTTCGGAAGTCAAAAGGTAAAGGCTATCTTCTTTCTGTCCTGATGGACCATGATCCTGATCGGGcttttactttaatttgtGAGGAAACATTTGAGGAAGCTATGGAGATTGCTATTCCTTTCCAATCTGTTGAGATGTCCTTAATTGTAATTGGTTCTTGTAATGGTTTGTTGTGCCTCTCGGATACTGAGAGGTATGGGACGGCCTTATATTTGTGCAACCCTTCAATAAGACGATATAGGGTCATAGACCATCCAATCACTGGTGTTGTTGGATCATCAGATCCAAAAAATGATTGTGTTACTCTAGGGTTTGGATACTATGATCAGACCGATGACTACAAGATCATCAGGTTTGTAGCCCCTGGTGATGGACATGACGATGTTTTGGATCTGGGTTCCAAGTACCACAAAACTGAAGAAAATACTAAAGTTGAGGTTTATTCGTCGATCACTAACTCTTGGAAGGACGTCGTGGTGGAGAACTTCTCATGGAGCTTGTTAGATGTCAGGTCTGAACTAGTAATCTGCGACTCAGTTCATTGGAAAGCATTCTATAGAGATACCAACAAGGACGTATTGGTGATCCTCACCTTCCATCTTGGAAATGAGACGTTCGGACAGATAAGGTTACCAAATTATGAAGCCGATGGTGAGGACTTGATGGAGTACGTCGGCCTTTACAAGGGAAAActctctctatttttgtttcatcaaGTGGTTAACCCACATCCTTGGCAAGAAAACGATTGCTACTTGTGGGTCATGATGGAGTATGGAATGGAAGCTTCTTGGATTAAGATGCTCAACATTTCAGTACATCCTGGAGTTGTCAGGCCTCTTGTATTTACCAAAAacgatgaaattatatttgcaGATTCCGAACAAGACTTGGTTGTGTGTCATTTTGATAGTAACACAGCCAAAATAGTTAGGTTAGAGGAGAGGGGTTACCTTAATTTCACCAACTACATGGATAGCCTAGTTTTGCTCGAAGGCTAA